One Mesorhizobium sp. B2-1-1 DNA window includes the following coding sequences:
- a CDS encoding DUF3606 domain-containing protein: MADNKSKRGAADRRQVSGGEGYEVNYFARKHGISKEQAEALIKRVGNDRDKLNAAAQKLKK, translated from the coding sequence ATGGCAGACAACAAGTCGAAGCGAGGCGCCGCCGACCGTCGGCAAGTCTCCGGCGGTGAAGGCTACGAGGTCAATTACTTTGCCCGCAAGCACGGCATCAGCAAAGAGCAGGCCGAGGCGCTGATAAAGCGGGTCGGCAACGACCGCGACAAGCTCAATGCCGCCGCGCAGAAACTAAAGAAATAG
- a CDS encoding DUF736 domain-containing protein, with protein sequence MATIGTFKKTNANEFTGEIVTLSVQAKGVRIVPDTRANGENAPSHRVVVGKAEIGAAWSKRSNEGRDYLGLKLDDPSFTAPIYANLFADEEGEGHSLIWSRPNRRNGE encoded by the coding sequence ATGGCTACCATCGGCACTTTCAAGAAGACCAATGCGAACGAGTTCACCGGCGAGATCGTCACCCTCAGCGTCCAGGCCAAGGGCGTGCGCATCGTCCCCGACACCCGGGCCAACGGCGAGAACGCTCCAAGCCACCGCGTGGTGGTCGGCAAGGCCGAAATCGGCGCCGCCTGGTCCAAGCGCTCCAACGAGGGCCGCGACTATCTCGGGCTCAAGCTCGACGATCCGAGCTTCACCGCCCCGATCTACGCCAACCTCTTCGCCGACGAGGAAGGCGAGGGCCACAGCCTCATCTGGTCCCGCCCCAACCGCCGCAACGGCGAGTAA
- a CDS encoding helix-turn-helix transcriptional regulator encodes MIEVNHNIGDKAANFSAEQCRGARAMLGWSQDDLARAATVARQTIADFERGARTPIANNILAIVNALERAGIEVLPNNGILLRKSS; translated from the coding sequence TTGATTGAGGTCAATCATAATATTGGAGACAAGGCGGCGAATTTCAGCGCCGAGCAGTGCCGCGGCGCACGTGCAATGTTGGGTTGGAGCCAAGATGATCTGGCCCGCGCGGCCACCGTCGCACGGCAGACAATCGCTGATTTCGAACGCGGCGCGCGGACTCCGATTGCAAATAATATATTAGCGATCGTGAATGCGCTTGAAAGAGCAGGCATTGAAGTACTTCCCAACAATGGGATCCTCTTGCGTAAGAGCAGCTGA
- a CDS encoding transcriptional regulator domain-containing protein, translating to MKPDTSQWCDPQAYAFVKGAAADEIAWEFLRRNPQYQRDFAASRSAKAMRALRKRWGLQFRRQA from the coding sequence ATGAAGCCCGATACATCGCAGTGGTGTGACCCACAGGCATACGCGTTCGTTAAAGGCGCCGCGGCCGATGAGATTGCCTGGGAGTTCCTGCGACGAAATCCCCAGTATCAGCGGGACTTCGCGGCCTCCCGCTCGGCTAAAGCGATGCGTGCGCTGCGCAAGCGCTGGGGCTTGCAGTTTCGCCGCCAGGCCTGA
- a CDS encoding DUF2285 domain-containing protein, producing the protein MNLVEVPADMLAREDSARDVRLAAGKRDEVGLHVRSSPAGVQLALLGGARPGEPLAAIIPLDDMAHDRLQAIERFVRSIHRQHLPDARLTSAQRRRLGHMLQCLDGREEQASHFEVATALFGRKLVSATDWQDSPFRYQTYRLVRDGLKMVERGYRQLLRARRRLS; encoded by the coding sequence GTGAACCTGGTCGAGGTTCCGGCGGATATGCTCGCGCGGGAAGACAGCGCCCGCGATGTTCGGTTGGCCGCGGGAAAGCGTGACGAAGTCGGCCTTCACGTGCGATCTTCGCCGGCCGGCGTGCAGTTGGCGCTTCTCGGCGGCGCGCGACCAGGCGAGCCGCTGGCTGCCATAATTCCACTCGATGACATGGCGCATGACAGGCTACAGGCGATCGAGAGATTCGTCCGCTCGATCCACAGGCAACACCTTCCCGATGCCCGCTTGACCTCGGCCCAGCGGCGGCGTCTTGGCCATATGCTGCAGTGCCTTGACGGCCGTGAGGAGCAGGCATCTCATTTCGAAGTCGCGACGGCCTTGTTTGGTCGGAAGTTGGTCAGTGCCACTGACTGGCAGGACTCGCCTTTCCGCTACCAGACGTATCGCCTCGTGCGCGACGGCCTGAAGATGGTCGAGCGCGGCTACCGCCAATTGCTGCGCGCACGAAGGCGCCTCTCCTGA
- a CDS encoding YybH family protein codes for MSIHEELQVFWNSYVAAYRAGDAKTCGAMFTADAELLSPYAPPARGRDAIEALHTAWTHGHDEAPEKKMTVIHAGRSGDLAWCLATYTEGLEVGSGTSVNVFEQQAGGSWLIRMCSLNSTD; via the coding sequence ATGTCGATTCACGAGGAACTGCAGGTTTTCTGGAATTCCTATGTGGCTGCCTATCGTGCTGGCGACGCCAAAACATGCGGCGCCATGTTTACGGCCGATGCCGAATTACTTTCGCCCTACGCGCCTCCTGCTCGGGGCCGGGATGCTATCGAAGCTCTCCATACAGCCTGGACGCACGGCCACGACGAGGCGCCTGAAAAGAAGATGACAGTGATACACGCGGGCAGATCTGGTGACCTGGCTTGGTGTCTGGCGACGTATACCGAGGGCCTGGAGGTTGGCAGCGGTACGTCTGTCAACGTCTTCGAGCAGCAGGCCGGCGGATCATGGCTGATACGGATGTGCAGCCTTAACAGCACCGACTGA
- a CDS encoding 2-hydroxychromene-2-carboxylate isomerase has product MQQLDFFYFFGSGYSYLSVMRVDAVSKRSGVAVRWRPFNVRTVMAENNIALRTQAAKVKYMWRDVERRAATHGVPYVRPPIWPTDPDLVANRVAMVAAEEGWCEAYTVASFRAWYLEGMDLGSRAHLEHVLAPLGQDVGRAIARADEPGAHERLKAETDAARNYGIFGSPAFVVDGETFWGDDRLEEALAWAAGRHDLQALRHH; this is encoded by the coding sequence ATGCAGCAACTCGACTTCTTCTATTTCTTCGGAAGCGGCTACTCGTATCTGTCCGTGATGCGCGTTGATGCGGTGTCAAAACGGTCGGGTGTTGCCGTTCGATGGCGGCCCTTCAATGTCCGCACCGTCATGGCCGAGAACAACATCGCCCTCCGCACCCAGGCGGCAAAGGTGAAGTACATGTGGCGCGATGTGGAGCGACGCGCGGCGACGCACGGGGTGCCTTATGTCAGGCCACCCATCTGGCCGACCGATCCGGACCTTGTGGCCAACCGAGTCGCCATGGTGGCGGCCGAAGAGGGCTGGTGCGAGGCTTATACCGTCGCAAGCTTCAGGGCGTGGTACCTAGAAGGCATGGATCTGGGTAGCCGTGCCCATCTGGAGCATGTGCTAGCCCCCCTCGGTCAAGATGTCGGTCGTGCGATTGCAAGGGCCGATGAGCCCGGTGCCCATGAGCGTCTCAAGGCTGAAACCGACGCGGCCCGCAACTACGGCATTTTCGGCTCTCCAGCGTTCGTCGTGGATGGCGAGACGTTTTGGGGTGACGACAGGCTCGAAGAGGCGCTTGCCTGGGCCGCTGGCCGACATGATCTGCAAGCGCTGAGACATCATTGA
- a CDS encoding CynX/NimT family MFS transporter — translation MPSRWTILAVLFVARTAFAFQFGSVGAVAPQLSQSVDASLADIGILIGVYFAPGVLLALPGGTIGRRYGDKATVLGGLLAMLAGELLMTTSALWSVQIAGRLIAGTGGILLSVLMTKMVADWFTGREIATAMAIFVNSWPVGIAISLMLLPWIGARFGLHLVNLAVAGWILIGFGLMAFVYRAPEATVSLEGERGSLTSETVYAVVAASSIWCLYNLGLSMIFSFGPSMLVERGWSMAAAGSTISIVLWLAAISVPFGGFLADQTKRGEAIIVAGSIAFALLTVLLSRSGHVLPIVIAVGAVCGLPAGAIMSLPARVLERKTRAIGMGIFYTAFYAGSPVGAAIGGKLSTSIGSASAALDFGAVVLLVCPAILWFFRRIVAGQKRLALPST, via the coding sequence GTGCCAAGCCGCTGGACCATTCTTGCTGTCTTGTTTGTCGCTCGCACCGCCTTCGCATTTCAGTTCGGGAGCGTAGGGGCCGTCGCACCACAGCTTAGCCAAAGCGTCGATGCGAGCCTGGCCGACATCGGTATCCTTATAGGAGTTTACTTTGCGCCCGGCGTCCTGCTTGCTCTGCCCGGTGGCACGATCGGACGCCGCTATGGCGACAAGGCGACCGTCCTCGGGGGGCTCCTGGCGATGCTGGCCGGCGAATTGCTTATGACTACGTCGGCATTATGGAGCGTGCAGATCGCGGGCCGACTGATTGCGGGCACTGGCGGCATTCTCTTGAGCGTCCTGATGACCAAGATGGTGGCCGACTGGTTCACTGGTCGCGAAATCGCAACCGCGATGGCCATTTTCGTCAACTCGTGGCCGGTGGGCATCGCAATCTCGCTCATGCTCCTGCCATGGATCGGAGCGAGGTTCGGGCTTCATCTCGTCAACCTTGCCGTCGCGGGGTGGATTCTGATCGGCTTCGGCCTCATGGCTTTCGTCTACCGCGCGCCGGAGGCGACGGTCTCTCTTGAAGGCGAACGAGGCAGTCTGACCTCGGAAACGGTCTATGCAGTCGTTGCCGCTAGCTCAATCTGGTGTCTCTACAATCTCGGTTTGTCGATGATCTTCAGTTTCGGGCCATCGATGCTGGTTGAGCGAGGATGGTCCATGGCTGCGGCTGGATCGACGATCAGCATCGTCCTCTGGCTCGCGGCGATTTCGGTTCCCTTTGGTGGCTTCCTCGCTGATCAGACCAAACGCGGCGAAGCCATCATTGTCGCAGGCAGCATCGCCTTTGCCCTGCTAACGGTTCTCCTGTCGCGAAGCGGCCACGTGCTTCCCATCGTCATTGCCGTCGGTGCCGTCTGCGGCCTCCCCGCCGGTGCGATCATGAGCCTTCCAGCACGTGTGCTCGAGCGGAAAACGCGGGCGATCGGAATGGGAATATTCTATACGGCTTTCTATGCCGGGAGCCCGGTTGGAGCGGCGATCGGCGGAAAGCTTTCCACCTCGATCGGCTCCGCCAGCGCCGCGCTGGACTTCGGGGCCGTCGTGCTCCTGGTTTGCCCAGCCATTCTGTGGTTCTTCCGCCGTATCGTTGCTGGCCAGAAGCGGCTGGCGCTTCCCTCGACGTAG
- a CDS encoding class I SAM-dependent methyltransferase — protein sequence MAAKYGCHLTGIDLTRDYVEAGNVLSGWLHLGERVSLQQGDALRLPFPDGSFTAAYMLHVGMNIADKSALFFGHCAGPMPRGAFRCLRRHAHWTRRTVLSAAMGEYGRYERDRRSRAVPRHTFRGRVRDLVGTPAA from the coding sequence ATCGCAGCGAAGTATGGCTGCCACCTCACCGGCATCGATCTCACTCGCGACTACGTCGAAGCCGGCAATGTCCTTTCCGGCTGGCTCCATCTAGGGGAGCGCGTCTCGTTGCAGCAGGGCGATGCTTTGCGGCTGCCCTTCCCAGATGGATCGTTTACTGCCGCATACATGTTGCATGTCGGAATGAATATCGCCGACAAGAGCGCACTATTTTTCGGACATTGCGCGGGTCCTATGCCCCGGGGCGCGTTTCGGTGTCTTCGACGTCATGCGCACTGGACCCGGCGAACTGTCTTATCCGCTGCCATGGGCGAGTACGGCAGATACGAACGCGATCGCCGCTCCAGAGCAGTACCGCGACACACTTTCCGCGGCAGGGTTCGAGATCTTGTCGGAACGCCAGCGGCGTGA
- the chrA gene encoding chromate efflux transporter gives MGNAMDQQLGAPIRGSAGEVFRVFLRLGLTSFGGPIAHLGYYRNELVLRRKWLDEQAYGDLVALCQFLPGPASSQVAFALGVFRGGGLAGGLTAWLAFTLPSALIIVAFAFGAAGLHGPVADGVFHGLKLVAVAVVAQAIWGMARTLTPDKQRAAIAILAIAVVVVVGGSFAQIASIVLGTLAGLWLCPGEETKVPGHLSFPVSARGGAVSLALFAVLLVVPSLTERATGSHAIAFFDAFYRSGALVFGGGHVVLPLLQTEVVNTGWVTNEAFLQGYGLAQAVPGPLFTFAAYLGSVASPVPNGLAGAAIALIAIFLPGTLLVYGMLPFWDALRSRPGAQAAMSGANAAVVGILGMALYDPVWKSAVVTPGDFALAVTGFLLLVVWRMPSWVVVALLAAAGALRAAMI, from the coding sequence ATGGGCAACGCAATGGACCAACAGCTAGGCGCGCCGATACGCGGGTCCGCAGGCGAAGTCTTTCGTGTATTCCTGAGGCTTGGCCTCACATCGTTTGGCGGACCCATCGCGCATCTCGGTTACTATCGCAACGAACTGGTGTTGCGTCGCAAATGGCTCGATGAGCAAGCGTATGGCGATCTCGTCGCCCTTTGCCAGTTTCTTCCTGGTCCGGCGTCCAGCCAGGTGGCCTTCGCCCTCGGCGTATTCAGAGGTGGTGGCCTGGCAGGTGGCCTTACAGCATGGCTCGCCTTCACCCTGCCATCGGCACTGATCATTGTGGCCTTCGCTTTTGGTGCGGCAGGGCTTCATGGCCCAGTCGCGGACGGCGTATTTCACGGGCTCAAGCTCGTGGCTGTTGCCGTGGTAGCACAAGCAATCTGGGGCATGGCGCGAACGCTAACGCCCGACAAGCAGCGCGCCGCCATTGCGATACTCGCGATTGCGGTTGTCGTCGTCGTCGGCGGGTCGTTCGCGCAAATAGCTTCGATCGTCCTTGGAACCCTCGCCGGGCTATGGCTTTGCCCTGGCGAGGAAACCAAGGTGCCTGGACATTTGAGTTTTCCCGTTTCGGCTCGCGGCGGCGCTGTTTCGCTAGCACTCTTTGCTGTCCTCCTTGTCGTTCCGTCGCTGACGGAACGGGCCACGGGTAGTCACGCTATCGCATTCTTTGACGCCTTCTACCGCTCTGGGGCCTTGGTATTCGGCGGAGGCCATGTGGTGCTGCCGCTGCTGCAAACGGAGGTCGTCAACACGGGCTGGGTGACGAACGAAGCCTTCCTGCAGGGCTATGGACTGGCGCAGGCAGTGCCGGGGCCGCTCTTCACGTTCGCTGCCTATCTGGGGAGCGTGGCAAGCCCCGTTCCAAACGGCCTGGCCGGCGCGGCGATCGCGCTTATCGCCATCTTCCTGCCCGGTACGCTGCTTGTTTACGGCATGTTGCCGTTTTGGGACGCCCTGCGCTCGCGTCCAGGCGCCCAGGCTGCGATGAGCGGTGCGAATGCGGCTGTGGTCGGCATCCTTGGGATGGCTCTCTACGATCCGGTATGGAAGAGCGCAGTCGTCACGCCAGGGGATTTTGCTCTGGCTGTAACCGGGTTCCTGCTTCTGGTCGTATGGCGGATGCCGTCGTGGGTTGTTGTGGCGTTGCTTGCCGCTGCTGGCGCGCTTCGCGCCGCGATGATTTGA
- a CDS encoding invasion associated locus B family protein yields MTCQSSTSTVTCGVSQQQTQQNGQRVLAVELRRNSDATLAGNVVLPFGLMLDAGAALQIDDSQPLEALRFSTCLPAGCIVPLTLDEGTVAALRAGSVLKIKVRSTDQKDIALSVSCWSVRQTAGGLIGKPRY; encoded by the coding sequence CTGACCTGTCAAAGCAGCACATCAACGGTAACGTGCGGTGTCTCCCAGCAACAGACGCAGCAGAACGGCCAGCGGGTCCTGGCTGTTGAGCTTAGGCGAAACAGCGACGCCACGCTCGCGGGCAATGTCGTGCTTCCGTTTGGGCTTATGCTCGACGCCGGCGCCGCATTGCAGATCGATGACAGCCAGCCCCTTGAGGCGCTGCGCTTCTCAACCTGCTTGCCGGCCGGCTGCATCGTGCCGCTCACCCTCGATGAAGGAACAGTAGCCGCATTGCGGGCGGGTTCGGTGCTGAAGATCAAGGTCAGAAGCACCGACCAGAAGGACATCGCTTTGTCCGTATCTTGCTGGAGCGTGAGACAGACAGCTGGTGGGCTGATCGGGAAGCCGCGCTACTGA